The nucleotide window GCTTGCTGTCGATAAGCCCGGTCGTAAGGTAGGTCATCGACTCCAGGGCATAGGTTTCAGCCGCCATGTTAGCGATTTTCTCTTTGATCATGTCGAACTGACCAATAGGGCGACCAAAGGCATGGCGTTCGTTGACGCGTTCGGTTGCCAAGCCAAGCAGCATGCGGCAGCCTCCAACGCAGCCCGCTGCAAGTCCCAATCGCCCATTGTTTAAAACTTCCATGGCGACTTTGAATCCATGACCCGTTTCGCCTATGACGTTTGCTGCAGGCACTTTCACGTCTTCGAAAAATATTTCGGTGGTGGAAGAGCCACGTATGCCTAGCTTATCTTCATTTGGCCCGGAGCTTAGTCCTTCGCCGCGCTCAACGATGAGTGCGGTAATGCGAGGCTTGCTGCTTTCATCGTTTTGATTTGTTCTTGCGAACACCGTGAACACATCTGCGAATCCACCGTTGGTGATCCATATTTTAGAACCGTTTAGAATGTAGTGTTCTCCGTCGCTTGACAGCTCGGCTTTGGTGGTGATGCTTGCTGCATCGCTTCCTGCTCCAGGCTCGGTGAGAGCAAAGGCTGCGATGCATTCGCCGGTTGCCAAGCGAGGCAAATATTTCTTCTTTTGTGCTTCAGTGCCGAAAAGCACAATGGCTTTTAGTCCAATGGACTGATGCGCTCCAAGGGAGACCGCCAAGGATGAATCGATGGTAGCAACTTCTTGCATAACACGAGCGTAGGCCGTGTTGGAAAGACCAATGCCGTCGTATTCCTCAGGAATGCTCAAGCCAAACAAACCCATCTCTTTGAGTCCTTCAAGGACTTGCTTTGGAATGGCATGCTCACGATCAATCGCAGCTGCATCGATGTGAGATTCTGCAAATTTACGAACGTTAGCGAGAATGAGCTGAATGTTATCTTTTTCTTCGGTGTCTAGTTCCGGAAACGGGAAAACGAGGTCTTCGGCGATAACACCGTGAAAAACGCTTTTCATGAAACTGCTTTCGCGAGTTGAACTCATGGCTCCTCTGTTCCTTCAAGTTGTTCTTGTTCTGATTCTGCGGCGGCTTTCATTGCATGAAGATTGGCAGTGTGCTCTTCAATCATGTCTTTTTCGGTAGCCAATCCAGGTACCGGAAGCGGTTGCTCGCCTTTGTCTTTTGCGTCCTGCCAAGGATAGCGAATTCGAGTGTGGTACACATTGCATAGCGTTTCGGTAAGTTGGGTGGAGAGAATACGCAGGTCTTCTGCGGTGAGGCCTGATTCATCCAACTGCCCCTGTTTGAGTTTTACGAAAATAATACGCTGAACCATCTCAGCGAATTTTTCGCGTTCAGGTGGATCGATAGTTCGCGATGCGGCTTCAATGGAGTCGATAAGCATCAGAATCGCAGTCTCTTTGGTGCGAGGACGCATCCCGGGATAACGAAAATAGCTTTCGGGTAGCTCTTTGGGGTTTCCTCTCTCTAGACACTTGTGCCAAAAATATTCGGTAACGCTTGTGCCGTGGTGTGTGTAGGCAAACTCGATAACGGGTTCAGGGATTCCGCCACGGCGAAGAATATTTGTTCCTTCGATTACGTGGTGCATGATGGCATCAGCGCTGACGTCGGGCTCGAGTTTTTCGTGCGGGCTGACTTCACCAGGTTCGAGGTTTTCGATGAAATATTTGCATTGGCAGGTTTTTCCAAGGTCGTGATAGTAAGCCCCGATGCGAGTAAGCAGGGCATCTGCGCCCACAGCAGCGGATGCCTCTTCTGCAAGATTGGCCATCGCGCGTGAATGCTCCCAAGATCCCGGAGCTTCTTTCGCCATTTTTTGCAACAAGGGTTGATCAAGATCCGAGAGATCAAGCAATCGGCTACGCGATACGGCTCCTAGGAGGATAACAGCGGGGCCTTCGAGCACCAATGCGATGGGCCCAGATAAGAGTCCTCCAGCAGCGGCTGCAAGAAACACAGAATGAAAAGGGTCACTAATATCCACCATCAGGTCAAACGACGAGTAAAACAAAAAGCGAGCGGCAATAAGCATGGTTGCGGAGGCGATAGCCGCTCCAAACCCTGCGTTGATGAGGCCAGTCCAGCTTCGACGTTGTCCAAGGACCAAGTTGGCCGTCATGGTTCCTGCAAGGAAGACTGCCAATAGGTCCAAGCTAAAACCGCTAAAGGAAGAAGTCAGAAAACTTAAACCAATACTGACAATGAAGGCCGAGCGTCGATCAAGATAGCGTGCCACCCACAAGGTTGCCGCCGCGACAGGAACACAATACGAAGGTAGGGGGGTAAGTAAATAAAGCAGCTTGGTTGCTATAAGTAGCAAGGTAACCATCATGAGCAGACCGACCTGAGTTCGCAATAGCGCTCCTCGTCCCGGACTAAATCGCCGCAGGTAAGTCGTTAGCATCGTCAGAATCAAAAAATAAATGAGCCACAGGCCAATCAGACGTTCCGGTGTGGGTGGTCGTCTCGTGACTTCATAAGCACGGACCAGGGCTGCTAAAATAGGATCGTCAACTGTTTGTCCACGTTCCACTGTGGGCTGCATGATTTGAACGTGGTTCCTTCCTGTTTCCGGATCAAAGAAAGGAACTGCGGTGACAGGTAAGCGCAGCGTAACAGGTGCTGGTTTTGCTGGATCGACGCGGAGAGGTTCGAAAAAGCTCTCCGCAGTATTCGCCAAGGTAAGGACCGTTGCAGCAACAGAGCTGAGTACAAATCCGGCAGTAAGGCTTGCGATAAGTCGGGTGCGTAACATGGTTTTCCGGTCTACTATAAAACCAATTTCAAGGCTTCAACAAAGCTATTCACAATTACTGTAATCTGCTACCATGCCAAAAGGTGAATTGATATGCTCTCAAGTCTGTCTCCAGGGTTTTTAGTGGCCTCAACGGCAATGAAAGACCCTCACTTTCGTCGCGCCGTGGTGCTTTTGATCGAACATCAGCCGGAGGGCTCTTTCGGGTTTATTATCAATCGTCCGGCCAGTGTGGTGTTTGAGCACGTTATCGAGGAGCTGGGGCTGGATGCTGAGCTAGCAGATCAAAAGCACTTTGCGGTGCTCAATGGGGGGCCGGTTGCGCCACATACCGGCTGGATCGTTTTCGATCCTCAAGGTTCGGATATGCACGATGAGACGGCCGTGACCGTGAGCGAGCATCTTTGCGTTAGTGCGTCGCGTGATTTTTTGCAAACGATTGCGAAAGGTGAAGGCCCGCCTCGTAATGTGCTCGTTCTTGGCTATGCAGGATGGGATGCTGGCCAATTGGACGAAGAGTTAAAACAAGGGTCCTGGATTCCCATCGATCTAGACGAGCGTATTGTTTTTGACACACCGCATGAAGCGCGCTGGAAACACAGTCTTGATAGTCTCGGTATTGATCCCGCACGGCTTGTAAGCCACAGACTCGCCGAGGCTTGATTACGATCAATTTGATGCTTGTGGACCCGTAGCGATGCTCAACATGTTCGGTTGACGGGAATGCCGCCGTTGGATATGACGAGGAGGTTCATGCCAAGGAGCTGCTATGAATCAACTGTTTAAGCTTTTGAGTTTGGTCGTTTTAGTTTTGCCAGCTTGTCTTTATGCCAACGTAACTCAACCCTTGTCGTATCGGGCAAACACGACCGGCGATGCAGGGGAGGCGGCTAAAGCTACAGATAAAGTTGTTAAAGGCGAGTCTTGCAATCACATGATCCTGGGATTGGTTGCGTTTGGTGACGGTGGCTATGATGCGGCGGTAAAAGACGCTCTGAAATCTGCTCCCGGAGCCAAGTCGTTGTACGACGTGAAAACCGATGACAGTTTTTTGAATGCTGTGCTGGGTATATACATCGAGCGCTGCACCTTAGTGGAAGGCCGAGTCTTGCAATGACACGTTGCTTGTCGACCGTACTGCTCGTTGCTTTAAGTGGACTTGGTTGTGCAACGACCAGCAGTCCAAGCCAAAGGGCAGGTGGCAATTATGAACCACGAGCTCGCCATCTTGTTACTGGCATTCCAGTATTTAACATGACGACTGCTCCAGCGGCGTGGAACAGCAATACAGGTGGCGAGACCAGCAAGTATGCTCGCGTGCCTGGTTTGCATGGAGAAGCTTGCCAGTATGGGATTGGCGCTCCAGTACCCCTTGGTTTGCTCGATATTACCGATGGCCATGCCATAATCGTGCTGAGTGCTTCTGCTGGAAACGGCGGTTTTTCCGAAGCGTTGCAGGAGATTAAAAAGGCTCATCCAGAGGTTATTGCATTGGCCGATGTGCGCGCGGACATGAGCACCCTGGCGATACTCAGTGTCTTCTATAAAAGCTGCGTTCATGTGCATGGAACAGGTTTGAAAGTGGCCGTGATGTCCACTGGCGGTGGTGCTTCACCGCAAGCAATAAGTATACCGCAAGAAGCTCCATCCAGCGTGGCACCGGCCGAGGCGGGGATCGCCGATTCGGCTAGCCAAGCATTGCCCCCGTCAACAGCTCCATAGTTCGCAATGGATTGGCCCCAAAAGTGTTTTGGCGGCTGATTATTTGTCGACGAACTTTACAAAGCCATAGCGCGCGGGGGTGTGAAAATCACCAATGTGTAGTGCAGACCAGGCCACCGCGGTTTGCTGCTTGGGGTTTAGCCTGTTCATGACGTAGATATTGGCTCGCCAAGGCATGTTTTTGATATCGTCTTTTGTTATTGGCGCTTTTTCGAGGATACTTTGCCAGGGCAGAGCGAG belongs to Myxococcales bacterium and includes:
- a CDS encoding acyl-CoA dehydrogenase family protein, whose protein sequence is MSSTRESSFMKSVFHGVIAEDLVFPFPELDTEEKDNIQLILANVRKFAESHIDAAAIDREHAIPKQVLEGLKEMGLFGLSIPEEYDGIGLSNTAYARVMQEVATIDSSLAVSLGAHQSIGLKAIVLFGTEAQKKKYLPRLATGECIAAFALTEPGAGSDAASITTKAELSSDGEHYILNGSKIWITNGGFADVFTVFARTNQNDESSKPRITALIVERGEGLSSGPNEDKLGIRGSSTTEIFFEDVKVPAANVIGETGHGFKVAMEVLNNGRLGLAAGCVGGCRMLLGLATERVNERHAFGRPIGQFDMIKEKIANMAAETYALESMTYLTTGLIDSKRAKDYSLESAICKVFGSETLWRVVNETLQIAAGIGYMSEYPYERYLRDARINMIFEGTNEILRAFIALSGIQGPGKQLKEVTRAIREPIKGFGLLSDFAIQRARSALGRERLNRVHPSLKKEAVLFEECTAALARETERILFKHGKDITDRQFAQRRIAEVAIDLFGIVAVLSRTTQAIEQKGEEACAGQIDLCKAFCAMAEARLSERLRQAKTENDELLKQVAKSTYEHNGYPYDII
- a CDS encoding HDIG domain-containing protein — its product is MLRTRLIASLTAGFVLSSVAATVLTLANTAESFFEPLRVDPAKPAPVTLRLPVTAVPFFDPETGRNHVQIMQPTVERGQTVDDPILAALVRAYEVTRRPPTPERLIGLWLIYFLILTMLTTYLRRFSPGRGALLRTQVGLLMMVTLLLIATKLLYLLTPLPSYCVPVAAATLWVARYLDRRSAFIVSIGLSFLTSSFSGFSLDLLAVFLAGTMTANLVLGQRRSWTGLINAGFGAAIASATMLIAARFLFYSSFDLMVDISDPFHSVFLAAAAGGLLSGPIALVLEGPAVILLGAVSRSRLLDLSDLDQPLLQKMAKEAPGSWEHSRAMANLAEEASAAVGADALLTRIGAYYHDLGKTCQCKYFIENLEPGEVSPHEKLEPDVSADAIMHHVIEGTNILRRGGIPEPVIEFAYTHHGTSVTEYFWHKCLERGNPKELPESYFRYPGMRPRTKETAILMLIDSIEAASRTIDPPEREKFAEMVQRIIFVKLKQGQLDESGLTAEDLRILSTQLTETLCNVYHTRIRYPWQDAKDKGEQPLPVPGLATEKDMIEEHTANLHAMKAAAESEQEQLEGTEEP
- a CDS encoding YqgE/AlgH family protein, whose protein sequence is MLSSLSPGFLVASTAMKDPHFRRAVVLLIEHQPEGSFGFIINRPASVVFEHVIEELGLDAELADQKHFAVLNGGPVAPHTGWIVFDPQGSDMHDETAVTVSEHLCVSASRDFLQTIAKGEGPPRNVLVLGYAGWDAGQLDEELKQGSWIPIDLDERIVFDTPHEARWKHSLDSLGIDPARLVSHRLAEA